The following proteins come from a genomic window of Heyndrickxia acidicola:
- a CDS encoding NUDIX hydrolase: MQRVTNCVFIHDEKVLLLQKPRRGWWVAPGGKMEQGESIREAVIREYREETGIYLRQPSLKGVFTFVIKDGAEIVSEWMMFTFIANSGDGAQFDQSDEGKLSWHSIQNLKDLEMAEGDYHILDYVIHGKGMIYGNFTYTPDFELLSYRLDPS, encoded by the coding sequence ATGCAGCGCGTGACGAACTGTGTTTTTATACATGATGAAAAGGTCTTGCTCTTGCAAAAACCGCGGCGGGGCTGGTGGGTGGCTCCTGGCGGGAAGATGGAACAGGGCGAGTCCATTCGCGAGGCTGTTATTAGAGAATACAGAGAAGAGACAGGCATTTATTTGCGCCAGCCCTCGCTAAAAGGTGTTTTCACGTTTGTTATTAAGGATGGGGCAGAAATTGTTTCGGAATGGATGATGTTTACGTTTATTGCGAACAGCGGAGACGGAGCCCAATTTGATCAATCTGATGAAGGAAAGCTTTCATGGCATTCCATTCAAAACTTGAAGGATTTGGAGATGGCAGAAGGCGATTATCATATTCTTGATTATGTGATACATGGTAAAGGAATGATTTATGGAAACTTTACGTATACGCCTGATTTTGAGCTTTTATCCTACCGCTTAGACCCTAGCTAA
- the trxB gene encoding thioredoxin-disulfide reductase, which yields MAEEKIYDVIIIGAGPAGMTAAVYASRANLATLMIERGIPGGQMANTEEVENYPGYESILGPELSNKMFEHAKKFGAEYAYGDIKEVVDGEEFKIVKAGTKEYKTRALIITTGAEYRKLGVKGESELGGRGVSYCAVCDGAFFKNKELVVVGGGDSAVEEGVYLTRFASKVTIIHRRDQLRAQKILQDRAFANEKVDFIWNTTVKEINEENGKVGSVTLVSTENGEEREFKADGAFIYIGLDPLSKPFEALGITNEHGYIETNDDMETKISGIFAAGDVREKTLRQIVTATGDGSIAAQSAQHYIETLQEKLNAK from the coding sequence ATGGCAGAGGAAAAAATTTATGATGTCATCATCATAGGTGCAGGTCCTGCCGGGATGACAGCAGCTGTATATGCATCCCGGGCAAATCTTGCTACCTTGATGATTGAACGTGGAATTCCGGGCGGCCAGATGGCGAATACGGAAGAAGTAGAAAACTACCCAGGCTATGAGTCTATTCTTGGACCGGAGCTTTCAAATAAAATGTTCGAGCATGCGAAAAAATTCGGTGCTGAGTATGCATACGGGGATATTAAAGAAGTTGTAGATGGTGAAGAGTTCAAAATTGTAAAAGCAGGGACAAAAGAGTATAAAACCCGTGCCCTCATTATTACAACCGGAGCGGAATACAGAAAACTTGGCGTAAAAGGCGAGAGTGAGCTCGGCGGACGGGGCGTTTCCTATTGTGCTGTTTGTGATGGGGCATTCTTTAAAAATAAAGAGCTTGTGGTGGTAGGCGGCGGAGATTCTGCTGTTGAAGAAGGTGTTTACTTAACCCGTTTTGCCAGCAAAGTAACCATCATTCACAGACGGGACCAGCTTCGTGCTCAAAAAATCCTTCAGGATCGTGCTTTTGCTAACGAAAAGGTTGATTTCATCTGGAATACAACCGTGAAGGAAATTAACGAAGAAAATGGAAAAGTAGGCTCCGTTACCCTCGTTTCAACTGAAAATGGGGAAGAAAGAGAGTTTAAAGCGGATGGTGCTTTCATCTACATCGGCTTAGATCCGCTTTCTAAACCGTTTGAAGCATTGGGCATTACCAATGAACACGGATATATTGAAACGAATGATGACATGGAAACAAAAATCTCCGGCATTTTTGCGGCGGGTGATGTACGCGAAAAGACACTTCGTCAAATCGTAACGGCAACAGGTGACGGAAGTATTGCTGCACAAAGTGCTCAGCACTATATTGAAACACTTCAAGAAAAACTTAACGCAAAATAA